From Desulfovulcanus ferrireducens, one genomic window encodes:
- a CDS encoding DUF116 domain-containing protein, which yields MLDASKPHDKSLFLEKEIDSSFVARKRLFIGLITGTSILICISLVLLWIIPYVGLKNIHPLAPWILGFLVLGLIVFIAWASLGLIINILLGKNIFFSQKLRGLSIKFFLPLMTLLGRLLGIPKQKVRASFIKVNNELVSAEHKQYASNDVLMLMPHCLQSSSCKIRLTYDIFNCKRCGKCPIAGLLDLSEKYGVKLAIATGGTIARRIVVQARPKFIIAVACERDLASGIQDTYPIPVYGILNLRPSGPCIDTLVLLDHVQWVLNKFVLPLSKR from the coding sequence ATGCTCGATGCTTCTAAACCTCATGACAAGTCACTTTTTCTGGAGAAGGAGATAGATTCTTCTTTTGTGGCCCGGAAAAGGCTTTTTATCGGCCTGATTACAGGCACATCCATTTTAATCTGTATATCTTTGGTCCTACTTTGGATTATTCCCTATGTAGGCTTAAAGAATATTCACCCTTTGGCCCCTTGGATTTTAGGTTTTCTGGTTTTAGGCCTGATTGTCTTTATTGCCTGGGCCTCTTTGGGGCTGATCATAAATATCCTCCTGGGTAAAAATATTTTCTTTTCGCAAAAATTGCGCGGCTTATCCATAAAGTTTTTTTTACCTTTGATGACATTACTTGGTCGGCTGCTCGGTATCCCGAAACAAAAAGTGCGCGCTTCTTTTATCAAGGTAAATAACGAACTGGTAAGCGCTGAGCATAAACAATACGCTTCAAATGATGTGCTCATGCTCATGCCTCATTGCTTGCAAAGCAGTTCGTGCAAGATCAGGCTGACCTACGATATCTTCAACTGTAAACGTTGCGGTAAATGTCCCATTGCCGGATTGTTGGATTTAAGTGAAAAATATGGGGTCAAGCTGGCTATTGCTACCGGCGGGACCATTGCCAGGCGAATAGTTGTTCAGGCCAGGCCAAAATTTATTATTGCTGTGGCCTGTGAACGGGATTTGGCCAGTGGTATTCAAGATACTTATCCTATCCCTGTTTATGGCATCCTCAATCTAAGACCCAGTGGCCCGTGCATAGATACACTGGTCCTTCTTGACCATGTGCAGTGGGTTTTAAACAAGTTTGTCCTGCCCTTGTCTAAAAGATGA
- a CDS encoding transcription antitermination factor NusB, translating into MKPTNARQLALKILSQVLNSRRELQASLDEHLRKVARDEDKGLITELCYGYLRLKGRVDHLLSLYLKTPEKLPPKVRLILGLAGYELLFLKIPAYASVSWAVAAVKKGFGQGLANVANAVLRKLSRLDAHDERLFRQDNPPRNIFLSRYYSCPEWIVNLWLKAYGQEFTRNILEQSIAKPPLGIRIDADASEFFSWSEFLTEAADVILAHHPPIVALRQLNHSTNQLLNHITYSRQSYAGQEVILELDPKSWPEPIWDACAGRGGKTFLLHRLGRKVLASDVHLGRIKGLKGEARRLKSTFPYFVGSSFYPPLKIRPSTILLDVPCSGLGVLSRRPDIKWKRKPKDIQKVISVQSRMLKCAASLLPRGGELIYVTCTLNPDENEEQIKRLVKENKSLQLIRTFQTDEQKGLKEFFFGARLRKKKLGD; encoded by the coding sequence ATGAAGCCAACAAACGCACGCCAGCTGGCCCTAAAAATCCTGTCTCAAGTACTAAACAGTCGCAGGGAACTGCAAGCTAGCCTGGATGAACATTTGAGAAAAGTAGCCAGAGATGAAGACAAGGGGCTGATAACTGAGCTTTGTTATGGATACTTGCGTTTGAAAGGTCGTGTTGACCATCTCCTTTCCCTCTATCTTAAGACTCCGGAAAAGTTGCCCCCAAAAGTAAGGTTAATTTTGGGGCTGGCTGGTTATGAACTCTTGTTTTTAAAAATCCCTGCTTATGCGTCCGTGTCCTGGGCTGTGGCAGCTGTAAAAAAAGGTTTCGGGCAGGGACTGGCTAATGTGGCCAATGCGGTACTACGCAAGCTATCCAGGTTGGATGCTCATGATGAGAGGCTGTTTAGGCAGGATAATCCACCAAGAAATATTTTTTTGTCCAGATATTACTCTTGTCCGGAGTGGATTGTTAATCTGTGGCTGAAAGCCTATGGTCAGGAATTTACCCGGAATATTCTGGAGCAAAGTATTGCCAAACCGCCTCTGGGTATCAGGATTGACGCTGACGCCAGTGAATTCTTTTCCTGGAGTGAATTTCTCACAGAGGCAGCAGACGTGATTTTAGCTCATCACCCTCCTATTGTAGCCTTGCGCCAACTCAACCATTCAACCAATCAACTACTCAACCACATAACTTATTCCAGGCAAAGTTATGCTGGCCAGGAGGTTATTTTAGAGCTTGATCCCAAAAGCTGGCCAGAGCCCATCTGGGATGCCTGTGCAGGTCGGGGAGGAAAAACATTTCTCTTGCATAGGCTGGGGCGCAAGGTGCTAGCCAGTGATGTGCATTTGGGCCGGATCAAAGGATTAAAGGGTGAAGCCAGGCGTTTAAAGTCAACTTTCCCCTATTTTGTGGGGTCTAGTTTTTATCCTCCACTGAAGATACGCCCGTCAACAATTTTGCTCGATGTGCCTTGCTCAGGTCTTGGGGTCTTAAGCCGTCGGCCAGATATTAAGTGGAAAAGAAAGCCAAAAGATATTCAAAAGGTTATATCGGTTCAGTCCAGAATGCTTAAATGTGCTGCCAGCCTTCTACCTCGAGGTGGAGAGCTTATCTATGTTACCTGTACCTTGAATCCAGATGAAAACGAGGAACAAATCAAAAGGCTGGTTAAAGAAAACAAATCCTTGCAACTTATACGGACCTTTCAAACCGATGAGCAAAAGGGGCTAAAGGAGTTCTTTTTTGGAGCAAGGCTTAGGAAGAAGAAGTTAGGAGATTAG
- a CDS encoding cobyric acid synthase has product MHGGNIWAAAKRIGCSPQEILDFSASINPLGPPEWVGQMMAENLWQIAHYPDPHNLELKQSAASFYGVSPEEIVVGNGASEILSVVPRLFPVRQAVIPVPSYVEYERIADIYGLGIKYIYLKEENDFQLDLQELEQSLKEPALVFLGQPNNPTGQTIPAQKLASLAQNHPQSFFVVDEAFADFAPSISRMFLFSLPNVVTIISLTKFFALPGLRVGLAIARKPLARKIENFLPPWSVNFLAQKIAAGALNDQNFVRQTHKTLPEFKEKFISDLKELPELTIFPGQANFILVKLNKKNLASTYLAEKLLPQKILIRTCTNFKGLGSKFFRLAIKTPEQNQALVKSLKSILSDLSSSHALIFPTSNLPNFPTSQRIRHQKRKAKAIMVQGTSSNAGKSILAAALGRIFLQDGFKVAPFKAQNMSLNSFVTREGLEMGRAQVVQAQACRLDPDVRMNPVLLKPNSETGSQIIVMGKPVGNMNVNEYIRFKPKAFRAAQDAFDQLASEFEIIILEGAGSPAEINLKSHDIVNMCMARYAEAKVLLVGDIDRGGIFASFVGTLALLDKWEQDLICGLVINKFRGQKDLLKHALDFCSLSTGKPFLGIVPYIDRLGLPEEDSVSFKDKLSLSRQGRTKCADKVVIGVVDLPHISNFNDIDPLYLEPDSEVIILKSATDIKQMDALILPGSKNVFADLKFLQDKGFVQAILDFTLDEKKELVGICGGFQMLGTKIKDPHKIESDKAEIPGLNLLPIITVLSPEKTLSQVQGVWYENKIPIKGYEIHHGKSHPLANLNPVIVSNEQKPLGYGLKNRSIWGTYVHGIFDSDAFRRFWLDKVRAQKGLSPLKHIQSHYDLEPALERLADIVRQNLDLDKIYSLLGA; this is encoded by the coding sequence ATGCACGGAGGAAATATCTGGGCGGCAGCCAAGCGGATTGGTTGTTCGCCTCAGGAAATTTTAGACTTTTCCGCCAGCATCAATCCTCTTGGCCCGCCAGAATGGGTTGGCCAGATGATGGCTGAAAATTTATGGCAAATCGCCCATTATCCAGACCCCCACAACCTGGAACTCAAACAAAGCGCAGCTAGTTTTTACGGGGTTAGCCCAGAAGAAATTGTTGTAGGTAATGGGGCATCAGAGATACTCTCTGTGGTACCCAGATTATTCCCTGTACGCCAGGCCGTTATCCCGGTACCTTCTTACGTAGAATATGAACGTATAGCAGATATATATGGACTAGGGATAAAATATATCTACCTGAAAGAGGAAAATGATTTTCAACTGGATTTGCAGGAGCTGGAACAATCTCTAAAAGAGCCGGCCCTGGTCTTCCTTGGGCAACCCAACAATCCCACAGGGCAGACAATCCCTGCCCAAAAGCTAGCCAGCCTGGCCCAAAATCATCCCCAAAGTTTTTTTGTTGTCGACGAGGCCTTTGCAGATTTTGCGCCGTCCATTTCGCGCATGTTTTTATTCTCCCTGCCCAATGTAGTCACGATTATCTCTTTGACCAAATTTTTTGCGCTACCAGGTCTAAGGGTTGGACTGGCCATCGCCCGCAAACCACTTGCCCGAAAAATAGAAAATTTTCTTCCACCCTGGTCGGTTAACTTCCTGGCCCAAAAAATTGCTGCTGGTGCCTTGAATGACCAAAACTTCGTTCGCCAGACCCATAAAACTCTGCCCGAATTCAAGGAAAAATTTATCTCGGATCTAAAAGAGCTCCCAGAACTGACGATTTTCCCTGGCCAAGCCAATTTTATCCTGGTCAAACTCAATAAAAAGAACCTTGCCTCTACCTACCTGGCCGAAAAATTACTGCCTCAAAAAATTCTTATCCGCACATGTACCAACTTTAAGGGGTTGGGCTCTAAATTTTTCCGCCTGGCAATAAAAACGCCTGAACAAAACCAGGCCCTGGTCAAAAGCTTGAAATCTATCTTATCTGATCTCTCATCTTCTCATGCTCTCATCTTCCCAACCTCCAACCTTCCCAACTTCCCGACTTCACAACGGATCCGTCACCAAAAAAGAAAAGCAAAAGCGATCATGGTCCAGGGGACCAGTTCCAATGCCGGCAAAAGTATCCTTGCTGCTGCCCTGGGACGAATTTTTCTTCAGGATGGCTTTAAAGTTGCCCCGTTTAAGGCCCAAAACATGTCTCTGAATTCGTTTGTCACCCGGGAAGGGTTGGAGATGGGCAGAGCCCAGGTAGTCCAGGCACAGGCCTGTCGCCTGGACCCGGATGTGCGCATGAACCCTGTTTTGCTCAAACCCAATTCTGAAACAGGGTCCCAGATTATTGTCATGGGCAAGCCTGTAGGCAATATGAATGTCAACGAATATATCCGGTTCAAGCCAAAAGCCTTCCGGGCAGCACAAGACGCATTTGACCAACTGGCCAGCGAATTTGAAATTATAATTTTAGAAGGAGCGGGAAGCCCGGCTGAAATTAACTTAAAAAGCCACGACATAGTAAACATGTGTATGGCCAGATACGCTGAGGCCAAGGTCTTGCTTGTCGGAGATATAGACAGAGGAGGTATATTTGCCTCTTTTGTGGGCACTCTGGCCCTTCTTGACAAATGGGAGCAGGATTTAATCTGTGGCCTGGTCATCAATAAATTTCGCGGGCAAAAAGACTTGCTGAAGCACGCATTGGACTTTTGCTCACTATCAACAGGCAAGCCTTTCCTGGGCATTGTCCCTTATATTGACAGGCTGGGTCTGCCGGAGGAAGATTCCGTAAGCTTCAAAGATAAGCTCAGCCTTTCCCGACAAGGCAGGACAAAGTGTGCAGACAAAGTAGTCATAGGAGTCGTGGACCTTCCACACATTTCTAATTTCAATGATATTGATCCCCTCTACCTTGAACCTGACTCAGAGGTAATCATTTTAAAATCTGCAACAGATATAAAACAGATGGACGCCCTTATCCTGCCGGGCAGCAAAAATGTCTTTGCTGATCTTAAATTCTTACAGGACAAGGGGTTTGTGCAGGCTATTTTAGATTTCACTCTTGATGAGAAAAAAGAGCTGGTCGGTATTTGCGGTGGTTTTCAAATGCTGGGGACAAAGATTAAAGATCCGCACAAGATTGAGTCTGACAAAGCTGAAATACCTGGACTAAACTTACTTCCAATTATAACTGTCCTGTCACCGGAAAAAACCCTCTCTCAGGTCCAAGGCGTATGGTACGAAAATAAAATCCCCATCAAAGGCTATGAAATCCATCACGGAAAAAGCCACCCCCTAGCCAATCTGAATCCTGTCATCGTTAGTAACGAGCAGAAACCATTAGGTTATGGTTTAAAAAACAGAAGTATCTGGGGCACTTATGTTCATGGCATCTTTGACAGTGATGCATTTCGGCGGTTTTGGCTGGACAAAGTAAGAGCCCAAAAAGGACTCTCCCCTCTAAAACACATCCAGAGCCACTATGATCTGGAGCCTGCTTTAGAACGCCTGGCAGATATCGTCCGCCAGAATTTAGACCTGGATAAAATTTACTCTTTGCTGGGAGCTTAG
- the groL gene encoding chaperonin GroEL (60 kDa chaperone family; promotes refolding of misfolded polypeptides especially under stressful conditions; forms two stacked rings of heptamers to form a barrel-shaped 14mer; ends can be capped by GroES; misfolded proteins enter the barrel where they are refolded when GroES binds), translating to MSAKIIKFDAKAREKLKKGVDALAEAVKVTLGPKGRNVVIEKSFGSPLITKDGVTVAKEIELEDKFENMGAQMVKEVASKTSDVAGDGTTTATVLAQAIFTEGLKLVAAGRNPMAIKRGIDKAVDAVVAELEKIAKPTRDQKEIAQVGTISANNDATIGNIIAEAMNKVGKEGVITVEEAKGLETTLDVVEGMQFDRGYLSPYFVTDPEKMVCELDEPLILINEKKISNMKDLLPVLEQVAKMGKPLVIIAEDVEGEALATLVVNKLRGTLQVAAVKAPGFGERRKAMLQDIAILTGGQVVSEDLGIKLENITINDLGQAKRVVIDKENTTIVDGAGKPEDIKARVKQIRAEIEETTSDYDREKLQERLAKIVGGVAVINVGAATETEMKEKKARVEDALNATRAAVEEGIVPGGGVALIRSMNCLDDVKPADDDEAAGVEVVRKAIQAPLRQICRNAGFEGAVIIEKVKEGKDGEGFNAATGEFEDLIKAGVIDPKKVTRIALQNAASVASLLLTTEAAIAEKPEEKKDMPPMPGGGMGGMY from the coding sequence ATGTCTGCAAAAATTATAAAGTTTGATGCTAAGGCACGGGAAAAACTTAAAAAAGGTGTAGACGCCCTAGCTGAAGCTGTAAAAGTAACACTGGGCCCCAAAGGCCGCAACGTAGTAATTGAAAAGTCTTTTGGCTCTCCATTAATTACTAAGGATGGTGTTACCGTAGCCAAAGAAATCGAGCTCGAAGACAAGTTCGAGAACATGGGAGCCCAGATGGTTAAAGAAGTAGCCAGCAAGACAAGTGATGTTGCTGGTGACGGTACCACCACAGCAACTGTTCTCGCCCAAGCTATCTTCACCGAAGGCCTGAAACTCGTAGCTGCTGGCCGCAATCCCATGGCTATTAAGCGCGGTATTGACAAGGCCGTTGATGCAGTTGTTGCTGAGCTGGAAAAGATTGCCAAACCTACCCGCGATCAAAAAGAAATCGCCCAGGTTGGAACCATTTCAGCCAACAATGACGCCACCATCGGTAACATTATTGCCGAGGCCATGAACAAGGTTGGTAAAGAAGGCGTTATTACTGTTGAAGAGGCCAAAGGCCTGGAGACCACCCTGGATGTGGTTGAGGGTATGCAGTTTGATCGCGGATATCTTTCCCCATACTTTGTTACCGACCCAGAAAAGATGGTCTGCGAGCTGGATGAGCCTCTGATTCTCATCAATGAGAAAAAGATCTCCAACATGAAAGATCTCTTGCCTGTCCTCGAGCAGGTAGCCAAGATGGGCAAGCCTCTGGTCATTATTGCTGAGGATGTAGAAGGCGAAGCACTGGCCACACTGGTAGTAAACAAACTGCGCGGCACCTTGCAGGTAGCTGCTGTTAAGGCTCCTGGCTTTGGTGAACGCCGCAAAGCCATGTTGCAGGACATTGCCATCTTAACCGGTGGTCAGGTTGTTTCTGAAGACCTTGGCATCAAGCTGGAAAACATCACCATCAATGATCTGGGTCAGGCCAAACGCGTTGTCATCGACAAAGAGAACACCACCATTGTTGACGGCGCTGGTAAGCCTGAAGATATCAAGGCCAGGGTTAAACAGATCCGGGCTGAAATTGAAGAGACCACCTCTGACTACGATCGTGAAAAATTGCAGGAGCGCTTGGCCAAAATCGTTGGCGGCGTAGCTGTAATCAATGTTGGCGCAGCCACCGAGACCGAGATGAAAGAGAAGAAAGCTCGCGTCGAGGATGCCTTGAATGCAACTCGGGCTGCAGTAGAAGAAGGTATTGTACCTGGCGGTGGCGTTGCCTTGATCAGGTCTATGAACTGCCTGGACGACGTAAAGCCTGCAGATGATGACGAAGCCGCAGGTGTAGAAGTTGTCCGCAAGGCTATCCAGGCTCCTCTGCGTCAAATCTGCCGCAATGCTGGCTTTGAAGGCGCAGTAATCATCGAAAAGGTTAAAGAAGGCAAGGATGGCGAAGGCTTTAATGCTGCCACTGGAGAGTTTGAGGATCTCATCAAAGCCGGTGTAATTGATCCTAAGAAGGTAACTCGTATCGCTCTCCAGAACGCTGCTTCTGTAGCTTCCTTGCTCCTGACAACTGAGGCAGCCATTGCTGAAAAACCTGAAGAAAAGAAAGATATGCCTCCAATGCCTGGCGGCGGAATGGGCGGCATGTACTAA
- the groES gene encoding co-chaperone GroES encodes MNLKPLHDRVLVKRLEEEEVTKGGIIIPDTAKEKPIKGEVVAVGPGKIADDGKTIPMSVKAGDKILFNKYAGTEVKIDGVEHLVMREDDILAIIES; translated from the coding sequence ATGAACTTAAAACCTTTACACGATCGTGTTCTGGTTAAACGTTTGGAAGAAGAGGAAGTAACCAAAGGTGGAATCATCATTCCTGATACTGCAAAAGAAAAGCCCATCAAGGGTGAAGTTGTTGCTGTAGGCCCTGGCAAAATAGCCGATGATGGCAAAACCATCCCTATGAGCGTCAAGGCAGGGGATAAAATCTTATTCAACAAATATGCCGGCACTGAAGTCAAAATTGATGGTGTTGAACATCTGGTAATGCGCGAAGACGATATTTTGGCTATCATCGAAAGCTAA
- the serS gene encoding serine--tRNA ligase: MLDIRFIRKNFDLVVKALQQRNSSLDLAEYQDLDNKRRTLLQEVEALKMERNRASEQVARMKKQGQDPGDLFAELGRLSQKIKELDKQLKQVEEEVQEWILSIPNIPHESVPVGKDEQDNKEEKKWGDKPSFDFAPKEHWEIGVSLGGLDFDRAAKITGSRFALYWGWAARLERALINFMLDVQTNENGYTEVLPPVIVNRASMTATGQLPKFEQDLFKLENWDYYLIPTAEVPVTNIHRNEVLEEKDLPLAYVAYTPCFRSEAGSYGKDTKGIIRQHQFNKIELVRFVHPDNSYQELETLLGHAESILQKLKLHYRVVTLCTGDLGFSAAKTYDIEVWLPGQGKYREISSCSNFEDFQARRANIKFKPKNSKKARFVHTLNGSGLAVGRTMVAILENYQQADGSVLVPEVLRPYLGGLEKIEPKKEK, from the coding sequence ATGCTGGATATTAGGTTTATTCGGAAAAATTTTGATTTGGTTGTGAAAGCACTACAACAGAGAAATTCCAGTCTGGACCTTGCAGAGTATCAAGATCTGGATAATAAGCGCAGGACTCTGCTGCAAGAGGTTGAAGCCTTAAAAATGGAGCGTAACAGGGCTTCGGAGCAGGTGGCCAGGATGAAAAAGCAGGGCCAGGACCCCGGTGATCTTTTTGCCGAACTTGGCCGCTTGTCGCAGAAGATCAAAGAGTTGGACAAGCAACTAAAGCAGGTTGAAGAAGAAGTTCAGGAGTGGATTTTGTCCATTCCGAATATACCCCACGAAAGTGTGCCCGTGGGCAAAGATGAGCAGGACAATAAAGAGGAGAAAAAATGGGGAGACAAGCCCTCGTTTGATTTTGCGCCCAAAGAACACTGGGAAATCGGGGTCAGTTTGGGCGGGCTGGATTTTGATCGCGCAGCCAAGATAACCGGCTCTAGATTTGCCCTTTATTGGGGCTGGGCAGCTCGTTTAGAGCGGGCATTGATTAATTTTATGCTTGATGTGCAGACTAATGAAAACGGTTACACAGAAGTCTTGCCTCCTGTTATTGTTAATCGTGCAAGCATGACAGCAACCGGGCAGTTGCCTAAATTTGAGCAGGACTTGTTCAAACTAGAAAACTGGGATTATTATTTAATTCCTACGGCTGAAGTGCCTGTGACCAATATCCATCGAAATGAAGTTTTGGAGGAAAAGGATCTACCCTTGGCCTATGTCGCCTATACTCCCTGTTTTCGTTCTGAGGCCGGTTCATATGGCAAGGACACCAAAGGTATTATCAGACAGCATCAATTTAACAAGATAGAGTTGGTCCGCTTTGTCCATCCTGATAACTCCTATCAGGAATTAGAAACTTTGCTCGGACATGCGGAAAGTATTTTGCAGAAACTGAAACTACATTATCGGGTGGTCACGCTATGTACCGGAGACTTAGGCTTTTCCGCTGCCAAGACCTACGACATAGAAGTCTGGCTGCCCGGCCAGGGCAAGTATAGAGAGATATCTTCATGTTCCAATTTTGAAGATTTTCAGGCCAGGCGGGCCAATATCAAGTTTAAACCCAAGAACAGTAAAAAAGCCCGTTTTGTCCACACCTTAAATGGCTCTGGATTGGCTGTGGGCAGGACCATGGTGGCAATCCTTGAAAATTATCAGCAAGCCGATGGTAGCGTGCTTGTTCCGGAAGTGCTACGGCCATATTTGGGTGGATTGGAAAAAATTGAGCCCAAAAAAGAAAAATAA